A part of Haloarchaeobius sp. HME9146 genomic DNA contains:
- a CDS encoding translation initiation factor eIF-2B, producing MIDETVEEIEEMQTHSSSVVAIKATEALRELLDREYATVEEFERGLERNAKALQRANQSHASLHNAMRGVVDSVSRAEPETVDDAKAALSEAIESVVDDVEHGKRRAAENAKSLVEDGTTILTHDYSSTVLEAIELATRDGAYIDVFVTEARPRYLGRKTARTLAGNDRVETHLLTDSGAGYYMDECDRVLIGMDCIVEDTLYNRVGTFPIAATAAQCDVPVTVVGSGAKVIEDGFIFENEFRSPSEVMREPAEGFDVRNPAYDATPVSLLESVVTDNGEKEF from the coding sequence ATGATAGACGAGACAGTCGAGGAGATCGAAGAGATGCAGACGCACTCCTCGTCCGTCGTCGCCATCAAGGCGACCGAAGCCCTCCGTGAGTTGCTCGACCGCGAGTACGCGACGGTCGAGGAGTTCGAGCGCGGGCTGGAGCGCAACGCGAAGGCGCTCCAGCGGGCGAACCAGTCCCACGCCTCCCTCCACAACGCGATGCGTGGGGTCGTCGATTCGGTGTCGCGGGCCGAACCGGAGACCGTCGACGACGCGAAGGCCGCGCTGAGCGAGGCCATCGAGTCGGTCGTCGACGACGTCGAACACGGCAAGCGCCGTGCCGCGGAGAACGCGAAGTCCCTCGTCGAGGACGGCACGACCATCCTGACACACGACTACTCCTCGACGGTCCTCGAGGCCATCGAGCTGGCGACCCGCGACGGCGCGTATATCGACGTGTTCGTCACCGAAGCTCGGCCGCGGTACCTCGGCCGGAAGACGGCCCGGACCCTCGCCGGGAACGACCGCGTCGAGACCCACCTGCTCACCGACAGCGGGGCGGGCTACTACATGGACGAGTGCGACCGGGTCCTCATCGGGATGGACTGCATCGTCGAGGACACGCTGTACAACCGCGTCGGGACCTTCCCCATCGCGGCGACGGCAGCCCAGTGTGACGTGCCGGTGACCGTCGTCGGCTCGGGTGCGAAGGTCATCGAAGACGGGTTCATCTTCGAGAACGAGTTCCGCTCGCCGAGCGAGGTCATGCGCGAGCCCGCAGAGGGCTTCGACGTGCGAAACCCGGCCTACGACGCGACGCCGGTGTCGCTGCTGGAGTCGGTCGTCACCGACAACGGCGAGAAGGAGTTCTGA
- a CDS encoding HTH-type sugar sensing transcriptional regulator TrmB, whose product MPSDDLRGTIERVGDRFNLGEYEIDAYLTVLDHGQLTASEIADRTEIPQPRVYDTVRSLSDRGLVELRESRPMKIIAVDPDDAFSDVQSSLVEMVDELAARYTAPARDTEAVSLVKSRSTILRYLEEVIDAAEYELSLSLTPDLLERFQDLLATRHHEGISIELLVTPASSAPNPDEYDYSRVATSVRARRGITSPVIAVADGEYSIYATQDALRDDQDRYGVIFNRSALGFLVSGFFGTVLWTTATELYSNGEDRPFPRRYSSIRRTVKDLMEEGGEFYATIEGRDVETGAPRIVRGLITDISFEMTEEVAGLTLETEDGEALTVGGRVAALEDIEAHEITVGRNEPPKIDR is encoded by the coding sequence ATGCCATCAGACGATCTCCGTGGAACCATCGAACGCGTGGGGGACCGGTTCAATCTCGGGGAGTACGAGATAGACGCCTACCTCACCGTCCTCGACCACGGCCAGCTCACGGCGAGCGAAATCGCCGACCGGACGGAGATTCCCCAGCCCCGCGTGTACGACACGGTCCGAAGCCTCTCCGACAGGGGCCTCGTCGAACTCCGCGAGTCCCGCCCGATGAAGATAATCGCGGTCGACCCCGACGACGCCTTCTCGGACGTGCAGTCGTCGCTCGTCGAGATGGTCGACGAGCTCGCGGCCCGATACACAGCACCCGCACGGGACACTGAGGCAGTGTCGCTCGTCAAGTCGCGCTCGACCATCCTCCGGTACCTCGAGGAGGTCATCGACGCCGCCGAGTACGAACTCTCGCTCTCCCTGACGCCGGACCTGCTCGAACGCTTTCAGGACCTGCTCGCGACCCGCCACCACGAGGGTATCAGTATCGAGTTGCTCGTCACGCCCGCCTCCAGCGCGCCGAACCCGGACGAGTACGACTACAGCCGCGTCGCCACGTCCGTCCGGGCTCGCCGCGGTATCACCAGTCCGGTCATCGCGGTCGCTGACGGCGAGTACTCCATCTACGCGACCCAGGACGCGCTCCGCGACGACCAGGACCGCTACGGCGTCATCTTCAACCGTTCCGCGCTCGGCTTCCTCGTCTCTGGCTTCTTCGGGACCGTCCTCTGGACGACCGCGACCGAACTCTACAGCAACGGCGAGGACCGGCCGTTCCCGCGTCGCTACTCCTCGATTCGGCGCACCGTCAAGGACCTCATGGAGGAAGGTGGCGAGTTCTACGCGACCATCGAGGGCCGCGACGTGGAGACGGGCGCGCCCCGCATCGTCCGTGGCCTCATCACGGACATCTCCTTCGAGATGACCGAGGAGGTCGCCGGACTCACCCTCGAAACCGAGGACGGCGAAGCGCTCACCGTCGGTGGGCGCGTGGCCGCACTCGAGGACATCGAGGCACACGAGATAACGGTCGGCCGGAACGAACCGCCCAAAATCGACCGCTGA
- a CDS encoding GNAT family N-acetyltransferase → MNVEPTTLDGEYVRLAPLSVEDHLDGLQTAGADPDIFRWFADDYSTPDAMRTFVEEALSAQEDGTSLPFATVRQQTGEVIGSTRFCAIRPANRSVEIGWTWVTPDQQRTPANTEAKYLMLRHAFEHWGCVRVQFETAARNQRSRDALDRIGATEEGILRKHMLIHGEPRDSVYYSILDSEWGAVEADLAAKLDRPFPE, encoded by the coding sequence ATGAACGTCGAACCGACGACACTCGACGGTGAGTACGTGCGGTTAGCGCCGCTGTCAGTCGAGGACCACCTCGACGGGTTGCAGACCGCCGGGGCCGACCCGGACATCTTCCGCTGGTTCGCCGACGACTACTCCACGCCGGACGCGATGCGGACGTTCGTCGAGGAAGCGCTGTCGGCCCAGGAGGACGGGACCTCCCTTCCGTTCGCGACCGTCCGTCAGCAGACCGGGGAGGTAATCGGGTCGACCCGGTTCTGTGCCATTCGGCCGGCGAATCGGAGCGTCGAGATCGGCTGGACGTGGGTGACCCCTGACCAGCAACGGACACCCGCCAACACCGAGGCGAAGTACCTCATGCTTCGACACGCGTTCGAGCACTGGGGCTGTGTTCGCGTCCAGTTCGAGACCGCAGCCCGGAACCAGCGGTCGCGTGACGCGCTCGACCGTATCGGTGCGACCGAGGAGGGTATACTCCGGAAGCATATGCTCATCCACGGCGAGCCCCGGGACAGCGTCTACTACAGCATCCTCGACTCCGAGTGGGGTGCGGTCGAAGCTGACCTGGCCGCCAAGCTCGACCGCCCGTTTCCGGAATAA
- a CDS encoding mechanosensitive ion channel family protein: MPAGAVFDQDGTNTSATTAPGAETTTTSTGGAGDGSNPGTTTTTDDAGGVDAVSDVLAGQLDRIVPEWFPSDQLVNLVLAVAIIVFAWYLSKLVVRLFGRTIAQRLQRPSVTRTVLRMVRLGVMGLAFAIAAPLVGLGLGNVLLSVTVFSAVLGIVLAPIVGSIINGVFVLADQPYEIGDMIQLADRQTTGFVEDITIRYTKIFTLDNTFLVIDNSSIRGRDVINYSAEDERTRLSLSIIVTYEGDLDEARELIEDAAKEVDLVIPGGPDIRIGAARYPAAPTCYIDDYADHGVKLTLRYWAKQPYKLLTVRSRVQENVWTKLEDADVEIAYPHSHVVFDETSGELPVSMQSDSPGTGGRGPD, from the coding sequence ATGCCAGCGGGCGCGGTCTTCGACCAGGACGGGACGAACACGTCGGCGACGACGGCCCCCGGGGCCGAAACCACGACGACCTCGACCGGCGGGGCGGGTGACGGCTCGAATCCGGGGACGACGACGACCACCGACGATGCGGGTGGCGTCGACGCCGTGAGTGACGTCCTCGCCGGGCAACTCGACCGAATCGTCCCGGAGTGGTTCCCCAGCGACCAGCTGGTGAACCTGGTGCTGGCGGTGGCCATCATCGTCTTCGCCTGGTACCTCTCGAAGCTCGTCGTCCGCCTGTTCGGCCGAACCATCGCGCAGCGACTCCAGCGCCCGAGTGTCACCCGGACGGTCCTCCGGATGGTCCGCCTCGGCGTGATGGGCCTCGCGTTCGCCATCGCCGCGCCACTGGTCGGCCTCGGCCTCGGGAACGTGTTGCTCTCGGTGACGGTGTTCTCCGCCGTGCTCGGTATCGTCCTCGCACCCATCGTCGGGAGCATCATCAACGGGGTGTTCGTCCTCGCCGACCAGCCCTACGAGATCGGCGACATGATACAGCTCGCGGACCGCCAGACGACGGGATTCGTCGAGGACATCACCATCCGGTACACGAAGATATTCACGCTCGACAATACGTTCCTCGTCATCGACAACTCCTCCATCCGCGGTCGAGACGTCATCAACTACTCCGCGGAGGACGAGCGCACCCGGCTCTCGCTCTCCATCATCGTGACCTACGAGGGTGACCTCGACGAGGCCCGCGAACTCATCGAGGACGCCGCCAAGGAGGTCGACCTGGTCATCCCCGGTGGCCCGGACATCCGCATCGGCGCGGCGCGATACCCGGCGGCCCCGACGTGTTACATCGACGACTACGCCGACCACGGCGTGAAGCTGACGTTGCGCTACTGGGCGAAACAGCCGTACAAACTGCTGACCGTCCGCTCGAGAGTTCAGGAGAACGTGTGGACGAAGCTCGAAGACGCGGACGTGGAGATCGCGTATCCGCACTCGCACGTCGTCTTCGACGAGACGAGCGGCGAACTCCCCGTCTCGATGCAGTCGGACTCACCGGGAACCGGTGGTCGCGGGCCCGACTGA
- a CDS encoding universal stress protein → MTRVVVPVRYPLTKHSRRTLESAVEVAREHEAALTVLHVNLYQESKRVTRADLKRATEREFGPLEHVRYVVRRGFLVEETILDEVASESADIVVIGNKQAGRWRRMLRKLVDDPNIDQYLRKNLDCEVITVRAA, encoded by the coding sequence ATGACACGCGTCGTGGTCCCCGTCCGGTATCCGCTGACGAAGCATTCCCGTCGCACCCTCGAATCGGCTGTCGAGGTGGCTCGCGAGCACGAAGCCGCGCTGACCGTTCTCCACGTCAACCTCTACCAGGAGTCCAAGCGCGTGACTCGCGCCGACCTGAAGCGAGCGACCGAGCGGGAGTTCGGTCCGCTCGAACACGTCCGGTACGTCGTCCGGCGTGGCTTCCTGGTCGAGGAGACCATCCTCGACGAGGTCGCGTCCGAGAGCGCCGACATCGTCGTCATCGGGAACAAGCAGGCCGGGCGCTGGCGACGGATGCTCCGGAAACTCGTGGATGACCCCAACATCGACCAGTACCTCAGGAAGAATCTCGACTGCGAAGTGATCACGGTCCGGGCTGCCTGA
- a CDS encoding bifunctional UDP-sugar hydrolase/5'-nucleotidase codes for MSPRLLHYSDIENAYDDPERIGRLAGTIRDRDGDDALVVGTGDNTAPGVLALVNEGRQAIDFFEAIDAELETFGNHDFDFGAEATQELVRDSPQTWLTANVRQNGDRFATAHTETWTIREVDGARIGFFGVTDPRTPSINPAATGLHFTDPIAAAEEAVADLRAEGVDYVVAVSHLGSDDEELAVSVDVDCILGGHVHSVVEERIDDTLLVRPGVNGAAVFEVELGPDGASATRHDPSEGPLDESVADALRARMDEADLTEVVAEVDEPIARSHAAAFRGESRIGNFVADAYRWATRSDVGLQNSGGIREGDDLAGEVTVGDLISVVPFKEPVTVAELTGEELLDTLRQASGANVAFGEPDWWHAHLSGAHVTWDRETHELIEATVDGEPIDPDATYTLATTDYLFHTDHEFPALDDQHRTGTFDIQYEVLAAYARECGVDPVVEGRIVWNGDD; via the coding sequence ATGTCCCCCCGTCTTCTCCACTACTCCGACATCGAGAACGCCTACGACGACCCCGAGCGAATCGGTCGCCTCGCCGGCACCATCCGGGACCGCGACGGCGACGACGCGCTGGTCGTCGGGACCGGTGACAACACCGCACCGGGCGTGCTCGCGCTGGTCAACGAGGGCCGCCAGGCTATCGACTTCTTCGAGGCCATCGACGCCGAACTGGAGACGTTCGGGAACCACGACTTCGACTTCGGGGCCGAGGCGACCCAGGAGCTCGTCCGCGACTCGCCCCAGACCTGGCTCACCGCCAACGTCCGCCAGAACGGCGACCGCTTCGCCACAGCCCACACCGAGACGTGGACCATCCGCGAGGTCGACGGGGCCCGCATCGGCTTCTTCGGCGTCACCGACCCGCGGACGCCCTCCATCAACCCGGCTGCCACCGGCTTGCACTTCACCGACCCCATCGCCGCCGCTGAGGAGGCCGTCGCCGACCTCCGCGCCGAGGGCGTCGATTACGTCGTGGCGGTGTCGCACCTCGGCAGCGACGACGAGGAACTCGCGGTCTCGGTCGACGTGGACTGTATCCTCGGCGGGCACGTCCACAGCGTCGTCGAGGAGCGCATCGACGACACGCTGCTCGTCCGCCCGGGCGTCAACGGTGCAGCCGTCTTCGAGGTCGAACTCGGCCCCGATGGCGCGAGTGCGACCCGGCACGACCCGAGCGAGGGTCCGCTCGACGAGTCGGTCGCCGACGCGCTCCGCGCCCGGATGGACGAGGCCGACCTGACCGAGGTCGTCGCCGAAGTGGACGAACCCATCGCACGCAGCCACGCGGCGGCCTTCCGCGGTGAGAGCCGTATCGGGAACTTCGTCGCCGACGCCTACCGCTGGGCGACCCGATCCGATGTCGGACTCCAGAACTCCGGCGGCATCCGCGAGGGTGACGACCTCGCGGGCGAGGTGACCGTCGGCGACCTCATCTCGGTCGTCCCGTTCAAGGAACCCGTTACGGTCGCCGAACTCACTGGCGAGGAGTTGCTCGACACGCTCCGGCAGGCCAGTGGGGCAAACGTCGCCTTCGGCGAACCCGACTGGTGGCACGCCCACCTCTCCGGTGCCCACGTCACCTGGGACCGCGAGACCCACGAACTCATCGAGGCGACCGTCGACGGCGAACCCATCGACCCCGACGCGACCTACACGCTGGCGACGACGGACTACCTGTTCCACACCGACCACGAGTTCCCGGCGCTCGACGACCAGCACCGCACGGGCACCTTCGACATCCAGTACGAGGTGCTGGCCGCCTACGCCCGCGAGTGCGGGGTCGACCCCGTCGTCGAGGGCCGTATCGTCTGGAACGGCGACGACTGA
- a CDS encoding bifunctional UDP-sugar hydrolase/5'-nucleotidase has protein sequence MPLRILHYADVERATDDPQTLGRLVGLIHSLRDEEALVVGSGDNFAPGVLSLVTKGRQILDFYDAVQPDADTFGNHDFDHGLEVTRDVARDAPMPFVCANVFEGDGEDDATGLFASEHGTVPWLVAEAGEHRVGLVGVTTPDTPDMNPKATSLDFRDPVDAAADAVEAVRERDVDHVVVLSHLGSGDDLLAEALDVDCILGGHAHTERMDTIDGTLVVRPGATASGLGEVVFDGRPRAYRHPLRDAPVHEGVVEALETRREAAGLADVIDTVEDPILVTRSASKQGESRLGNLVTDAYRWVADAEVAVHSTGGLRPGDDLAGEVTAADLVGLCPFDNELVRVSLTGEQLRRTVANLGLVQYDRDDVEPHWFGHVSGLELVWDDERRAARSIAVDGEPVDDDGSYSLATSEYYVESSHLFDAFGPEDVTERLGSQYEAIVDYCRANGVEVSVEGRIQRPLLDGRTVLSRQD, from the coding sequence ATGCCCCTCCGCATCCTCCACTACGCCGACGTCGAACGCGCGACCGACGACCCCCAGACACTCGGCCGGCTCGTCGGCCTGATTCACTCGCTGCGCGACGAGGAGGCGCTCGTCGTCGGTTCGGGCGACAACTTCGCGCCTGGCGTGCTCTCGCTCGTCACGAAGGGCCGCCAGATTCTCGACTTCTACGACGCGGTCCAGCCCGACGCCGACACGTTCGGGAACCACGACTTCGACCACGGTCTCGAGGTGACGCGGGACGTGGCCCGCGACGCGCCGATGCCGTTCGTCTGCGCGAACGTCTTCGAGGGAGATGGCGAGGACGACGCCACCGGCCTGTTCGCCAGCGAACACGGCACCGTCCCCTGGCTCGTCGCCGAGGCTGGCGAGCATCGCGTCGGCCTCGTCGGTGTCACGACGCCGGACACACCCGACATGAACCCGAAAGCCACGTCGCTCGACTTCCGTGACCCGGTCGATGCCGCGGCCGACGCGGTGGAAGCGGTTCGCGAGCGCGACGTGGACCACGTCGTCGTCCTCTCGCACCTCGGGAGCGGTGACGACCTGCTCGCCGAGGCACTCGACGTGGACTGCATCCTCGGCGGCCACGCCCACACGGAGCGAATGGACACCATCGACGGGACGCTCGTCGTGCGTCCCGGCGCGACCGCCAGCGGCCTCGGCGAGGTGGTCTTCGACGGCCGTCCCAGGGCCTATCGCCACCCGCTCCGGGACGCACCGGTCCACGAGGGCGTGGTCGAGGCGCTCGAGACTCGTCGCGAAGCGGCCGGACTCGCGGACGTGATCGACACGGTCGAGGACCCGATTCTGGTCACCAGAAGCGCGAGCAAGCAGGGCGAGAGCCGGCTCGGCAACCTCGTCACCGACGCCTACCGCTGGGTCGCCGACGCGGAAGTAGCGGTCCACTCGACCGGCGGTCTCCGCCCCGGCGACGACCTCGCCGGCGAGGTGACCGCTGCCGACCTCGTCGGGCTGTGCCCGTTCGACAACGAACTCGTCCGGGTCTCGCTCACCGGGGAGCAGCTCCGCCGGACCGTCGCGAACCTCGGCCTCGTCCAGTACGACCGGGACGACGTCGAGCCCCACTGGTTCGGCCACGTCAGCGGCCTCGAGCTCGTCTGGGACGACGAGCGCCGCGCAGCCCGGTCCATCGCGGTCGATGGGGAACCAGTGGACGACGACGGGAGCTACTCGCTCGCGACCTCCGAGTACTACGTCGAGTCGTCACACCTGTTCGACGCGTTCGGGCCCGAGGACGTGACCGAGCGCCTCGGCTCGCAGTACGAGGCCATCGTGGACTACTGCCGGGCGAACGGTGTCGAGGTGTCGGTCGAGGGGCGCATCCAGCGCCCGCTGCTCGACGGGCGGACGGTGCTGTCGCGCCAGGACTGA
- a CDS encoding bifunctional metallophosphatase/5'-nucleotidase: MTLRVLHYADLEAAYDVPERVGRLVTAIDELRDEHTVVTGGGDTTGPCVLSMATGGEQALDFFESVQPDVDVFGNHEFDDSPARARELARDSPQTWLNANVFDDGVRFAREETDPVTVVETAEASVGLFGLSPPDLADIKPHLDFEMTDPVEAATDATRLIRDQYDVDHVVGISHCGDDTDLAEHIDAAAVLGGHDHEIRDEVVAGTRLVRTGAAGRYLVEVRIEDDGSTNTRWHDVTAFEPDEDITAALRDRLADLGLGETVTRIDGPVSRDVRDGASPVGTFVAEAFRRAGEGRNADVGLINSLTMRDCGVPLDGEVTLADLHSLVPFGGELVTLELTGADLRAVAKEAAGWHLDRDIELWNGQLAGLELTWDAPGGRVDSLAVAGEPVVADGDLVAPDQQFTMTTIRYLAVEDVEYPTLTEDQVVAEPGAVHDAMAAQAREHGIPTRPPGWLTRRHGDEKPKPTSR, from the coding sequence GTGACCCTCCGCGTCCTCCACTACGCAGACCTCGAAGCCGCCTACGACGTGCCCGAGCGCGTCGGTCGGCTCGTCACGGCCATCGACGAGCTCCGCGACGAGCACACCGTCGTCACCGGCGGTGGCGACACGACCGGCCCCTGCGTGCTCTCGATGGCGACCGGCGGCGAGCAGGCCCTCGATTTCTTCGAGTCGGTCCAGCCCGACGTGGACGTCTTCGGCAACCACGAGTTCGACGACTCCCCGGCGCGAGCACGGGAACTCGCCCGCGACTCGCCCCAGACCTGGCTCAACGCGAACGTCTTCGACGACGGGGTGCGGTTCGCCCGCGAGGAGACCGACCCGGTGACCGTCGTCGAGACCGCCGAGGCGAGCGTCGGCCTCTTCGGCCTCTCACCGCCGGACCTCGCCGACATCAAGCCGCACCTCGATTTCGAGATGACGGACCCGGTCGAGGCGGCCACCGACGCGACCCGTCTCATCCGCGACCAGTACGACGTGGACCACGTCGTCGGTATCTCGCACTGCGGCGACGACACCGACCTCGCCGAGCATATCGACGCCGCGGCCGTCCTCGGCGGCCACGACCACGAGATCCGCGACGAGGTGGTCGCCGGGACCCGGCTGGTCCGGACGGGCGCGGCCGGCCGCTACCTCGTGGAAGTCCGTATCGAGGACGACGGCAGCACGAACACGCGCTGGCACGATGTGACCGCGTTCGAGCCGGACGAGGACATCACGGCCGCCCTCCGCGACCGGCTCGCCGACCTCGGCCTCGGCGAGACCGTCACGCGAATCGACGGCCCGGTCTCCCGGGACGTGCGAGACGGAGCCTCGCCAGTCGGGACCTTCGTCGCCGAAGCGTTCCGTCGGGCTGGCGAGGGCCGAAACGCCGATGTCGGCCTCATCAACAGCCTGACGATGCGGGACTGCGGCGTGCCCCTCGACGGCGAGGTGACGCTTGCCGACCTGCACTCGCTGGTGCCCTTCGGCGGGGAGCTCGTGACCCTCGAACTCACCGGTGCTGACCTGCGCGCCGTCGCGAAGGAAGCCGCCGGCTGGCACCTCGACCGCGACATCGAGCTCTGGAACGGCCAGTTAGCCGGGCTCGAACTTACCTGGGACGCCCCCGGGGGCCGTGTCGACTCGCTCGCGGTCGCCGGCGAGCCGGTCGTCGCGGACGGCGACCTGGTCGCGCCTGACCAGCAGTTCACGATGACGACCATCCGGTACCTCGCCGTCGAGGACGTGGAGTACCCGACCCTCACCGAGGACCAGGTCGTCGCCGAACCCGGCGCGGTCCACGACGCGATGGCTGCGCAGGCCCGCGAGCACGGGATTCCGACCCGGCCGCCGGGGTGGCTGACGCGTCGCCATGGCGACGAGAAGCCGAAGCCGACAAGTCGGTAG
- a CDS encoding DUF5816 domain-containing protein, translated as MEERTTDDGETVYVSQREGDRGSKAPFMVTYRTPDQERKYGYFCVNCETFDNAMDTMGRIQCNACGNLRKPTEWDAAHE; from the coding sequence CTGGAGGAACGAACCACCGACGACGGCGAGACGGTGTACGTCTCCCAGCGCGAGGGTGACCGCGGCTCGAAAGCGCCCTTCATGGTCACCTACCGCACCCCGGACCAGGAGCGCAAGTACGGCTACTTCTGCGTGAACTGCGAGACGTTCGACAACGCGATGGACACGATGGGCCGCATCCAGTGCAACGCGTGCGGGAACCTGCGCAAGCCCACCGAGTGGGACGCTGCCCACGAGTGA
- a CDS encoding alanine--glyoxylate aminotransferase family protein has translation MSEIPDAPDVGELTPPNRTLMGPGPSDVNPRVLRAMSTPLVGHLDPSFIEVMNEVQELLRYTFQTGNKWTIPVSGTGSAAMEAAIGNVVEPGDTMLVPTNGYFGGRMAEMARRAGGSVVEVDAPWGEPLDPADVADAFDTHQPDVFGFVHAETSTGVRQPQVSELTSIAHEHDALVIADTVTSIGGVELRVDEWDIDVAYAGPQKCLSCPPGASPLTLNDAAMDKVLAREEPARSWYLDLSLLEGYWGDERAYHHTAPITNVYALREALRLVAEEGIENRWDRHHEMASALKAGVEAMGMQMNAAEEFWLPSLNAVRVPEGVEDGEVISRLIDDYDLEIAGGLGALSGDIFRIGCMGHSARPKNVSYLMSTLGAVLDDLGADVDAEAGIAATANRL, from the coding sequence ATGTCCGAGATTCCTGACGCGCCCGATGTGGGCGAGCTGACACCACCGAATCGAACCTTGATGGGCCCCGGCCCGAGCGACGTCAACCCCCGTGTTCTCCGCGCCATGAGCACGCCGCTCGTCGGCCACCTCGACCCGTCGTTCATCGAGGTCATGAACGAGGTGCAGGAGCTGCTCCGGTACACGTTCCAGACCGGGAACAAGTGGACCATCCCGGTCTCGGGGACCGGCTCGGCCGCGATGGAGGCCGCCATCGGGAACGTCGTCGAACCCGGCGACACGATGCTCGTCCCGACGAACGGTTACTTCGGCGGCCGGATGGCCGAGATGGCCCGTCGCGCCGGCGGCAGCGTCGTCGAGGTCGACGCGCCGTGGGGTGAACCCCTCGACCCGGCCGACGTGGCCGACGCCTTCGACACGCACCAGCCCGACGTGTTCGGGTTCGTCCACGCCGAGACGAGCACGGGCGTGCGCCAGCCCCAGGTCTCCGAACTCACGAGCATCGCCCACGAGCACGACGCGCTCGTCATCGCCGACACCGTCACCAGCATCGGCGGCGTCGAGCTTCGCGTGGACGAGTGGGACATCGACGTGGCCTACGCCGGGCCGCAGAAGTGCCTCTCCTGCCCGCCGGGTGCATCGCCCCTGACGCTCAACGACGCCGCGATGGACAAGGTGCTCGCCCGCGAGGAACCCGCCCGCTCGTGGTACCTCGACCTCTCGCTGCTGGAGGGCTACTGGGGCGACGAGCGCGCCTACCACCACACCGCGCCCATCACGAACGTCTACGCCCTGCGCGAGGCGCTGCGCCTCGTCGCCGAGGAGGGTATCGAGAACCGCTGGGACCGCCACCACGAGATGGCGAGCGCCCTCAAGGCGGGTGTCGAGGCGATGGGCATGCAGATGAACGCTGCAGAGGAGTTCTGGCTCCCGAGCCTGAACGCGGTCCGCGTGCCCGAGGGCGTCGAGGACGGCGAGGTCATCTCGCGGCTCATCGACGACTACGACCTCGAGATCGCCGGTGGGCTCGGCGCGCTCTCCGGCGACATCTTCAGAATCGGCTGCATGGGCCACTCCGCGCGCCCGAAGAACGTCTCCTACCTGATGAGCACGCTGGGCGCGGTGCTCGACGATCTCGGTGCTGACGTCGACGCAGAAGCCGGTATCGCGGCGACGGCGAACCGACTGTAG